A portion of the Lolium rigidum isolate FL_2022 chromosome 1, APGP_CSIRO_Lrig_0.1, whole genome shotgun sequence genome contains these proteins:
- the LOC124684233 gene encoding mitochondrial intermediate peptidase, mitochondrial-like isoform X1, with amino-acid sequence MRIYEHLQYLNTNTTLYNAILKAESEGVLLTDETRKAANNFRVDFEKGGIHLPKDKLERVNQLNLAIAQLGRKFNENIMTKPGFVDIYPASRIPRNIQHNFKAVSRSRPMGIEEQSNPMNTTRKKGLRILADSGTLSSALRWVSDEEVRRQVFIAGNSEPRENIAVLDELIDARDEFAKTMGCKSYAEFAIRPNMAASADVVMAFLNDLSDIVRHKADEEFNTIRDFKRRKCNQKSADLEPWDEDYYIGMMKSSAHSVDPSVVASYFPLSQCIKGLNVLVESLFGATFNRIPMGDGESWHPDVIKLSLHHPDQGDLGFMYLDLYSRKGKYPGCAHFAIRGGRRLSDSEYQLPIIALVCNFSSSRGLTARLNHWDVETLFHEFGHALHSLLSRTEYQHFSGTRVALDVAETPSNLFEFYAWDYRVLRTFALDETTGDPIPENLVKALNASRNMFPATELQRQIFYSIMDLTLFGEHTSKPLDTISAVADLKRRHTSWNYVEGTHWHTRFSHLINYGAGYYSYLYARCFATTIWHEICQDDPLSRSTGSALRDKFLQYGGAKDPSALLKDFVGDSVIRNSGGGIIPDISSLRKEVGL; translated from the exons ATGaggatttacgagcatcttcaa TACCTGAATACAAATACTACTTTGTACAACGCCATACTAAAAGCTGAGAGTGAAGGTGTCCTGCTCACAGACGAAACTCGGAAGGCAGCTAATAACTTTCGCGTTGACTTTGAAAAAGGGGGGATTCATCTTCCTAAAG ATAAACTTGAGCGTGTTAATCAGCTGAACCTTGCAATTGCCCAGCTGGGTAGAAA GTTCAATGAGAATATCATGACGAAGCCAGGTTTTGTGGATATATATCCAGCTTCACGCATTCCAAGAAATATCCAACATAATTTCAAGGCCGTTAGCCGTTCTAGGCCTATGGGTATTGAAGAACAAAGCAATCCAATGAATACTACAAGGAAAAAGGGTCTAAGGATATTGGCAGACTCCGGAACTCTATCATCTGCACTGAGATGGGTTTCGGATGAGGAA GTCAGGAGACAGGTATTCATTGCAGGAAATTCTGAACCTCGTGAAAACATTGCTGTTCTTGATGAACTTATAGATGCTCGTGATGAGTTTGCAAAG ACTATGGGTTGCAAATCATATGCTGAATTTGCTATCCGTCCTAACATGGCCGCATCTGCAGATGTGGTTATGGCATTTCTCAATGATTTGAGCGACATTGTTAGGCATAAAGCTGATGAG GAATTTAATACTATAAGAGAtttcaagagaagaaaatgtAATCAAAAGAGTGCTGATCTTGAACCATGGGACGAGGATTACTATATTGGAATGATGAAATCATCTGCGCATAGTGTGGATCCCTCG GTTGTTGCATCGTATTTTCCGTTGTCCCAGTGCATAAAGGGCTTGAATGTGCTGGTGGAATCATTATTTGGTGCCACATTTAATCGAATTCCGATGGGGGACGGAGAGTCATGGCATCCAGATGTGATAAAGCTGTCTCTTCATCACCCTGATCAG GGTGATTTAGGATTTATGTATCTCGACCTCTACTCCAGAAAGGGTAAATATCCAGGGTGTGCTCATTTTGCAATCAGAGGGGGGCGACGATTATCTGATTCGGAGTACCAGCTTCCA ATCATTGCATTGGTTTGCAACTTCTCAAGTTCTAGGGGATTAACCGCAAGGCTCAACCATTGGGATGTAGAAACTCTTTTCCATGAGTTTGGCCATGCCCTACATTCTCTGCTATCAAGAACG GAATATCAGCATTTCTCTGGTACGAGAGTTGCTCTTGATGTTGCAGAAACACCCTCTAACCTTTTTGA GTTCTATGCGTGGGACTACCGTGTCTTGAGGACATTTGCTCTAGATGAAACAACTGGTGATCCAATTCCAGAAAATCTGGTAAAGGCACTAAATGCTTCTCGGAACATGTTTCCAGCTACTGAGCTCCAGCGGCAG ATTTTCTATTCTATAATGGACTTAACATTGTTTGGGGAGCACACATCAAAGCCATTGGACACAATTTCCGCTGTTGCAGATTTGAAAAGAAGGCATACAAGTTGGAATTATGTAGAAGGCACTCACTGGCATACTCGGTTTTCTCATCTTATAAACTATGGTGCTG GGTACTACAGCTATCTCTATGCTAGATGTTTTGCCACAACTATATGGCATGAAATATGCCAAGACGACCCATTGTCCCGCAGCACAGGTAGTGCGCTTAGGGACAAGTTCTTGCAGTATGGTGGGGCTAAGGATCCATCTGCCTTGTTGAAGGATTTTGTAGGTGATTCTGTCATTAGAAATTCTGGTGGTGGAATAATTCCTGACATTAGCTCGTTGCGTAAAGAAGTTGGTTTGTGA
- the LOC124684233 gene encoding mitochondrial intermediate peptidase, mitochondrial-like isoform X2: protein MTKPGFVDIYPASRIPRNIQHNFKAVSRSRPMGIEEQSNPMNTTRKKGLRILADSGTLSSALRWVSDEEVRRQVFIAGNSEPRENIAVLDELIDARDEFAKTMGCKSYAEFAIRPNMAASADVVMAFLNDLSDIVRHKADEEFNTIRDFKRRKCNQKSADLEPWDEDYYIGMMKSSAHSVDPSVVASYFPLSQCIKGLNVLVESLFGATFNRIPMGDGESWHPDVIKLSLHHPDQGDLGFMYLDLYSRKGKYPGCAHFAIRGGRRLSDSEYQLPIIALVCNFSSSRGLTARLNHWDVETLFHEFGHALHSLLSRTEYQHFSGTRVALDVAETPSNLFEFYAWDYRVLRTFALDETTGDPIPENLVKALNASRNMFPATELQRQIFYSIMDLTLFGEHTSKPLDTISAVADLKRRHTSWNYVEGTHWHTRFSHLINYGAGYYSYLYARCFATTIWHEICQDDPLSRSTGSALRDKFLQYGGAKDPSALLKDFVGDSVIRNSGGGIIPDISSLRKEVGL, encoded by the exons ATGACGAAGCCAGGTTTTGTGGATATATATCCAGCTTCACGCATTCCAAGAAATATCCAACATAATTTCAAGGCCGTTAGCCGTTCTAGGCCTATGGGTATTGAAGAACAAAGCAATCCAATGAATACTACAAGGAAAAAGGGTCTAAGGATATTGGCAGACTCCGGAACTCTATCATCTGCACTGAGATGGGTTTCGGATGAGGAA GTCAGGAGACAGGTATTCATTGCAGGAAATTCTGAACCTCGTGAAAACATTGCTGTTCTTGATGAACTTATAGATGCTCGTGATGAGTTTGCAAAG ACTATGGGTTGCAAATCATATGCTGAATTTGCTATCCGTCCTAACATGGCCGCATCTGCAGATGTGGTTATGGCATTTCTCAATGATTTGAGCGACATTGTTAGGCATAAAGCTGATGAG GAATTTAATACTATAAGAGAtttcaagagaagaaaatgtAATCAAAAGAGTGCTGATCTTGAACCATGGGACGAGGATTACTATATTGGAATGATGAAATCATCTGCGCATAGTGTGGATCCCTCG GTTGTTGCATCGTATTTTCCGTTGTCCCAGTGCATAAAGGGCTTGAATGTGCTGGTGGAATCATTATTTGGTGCCACATTTAATCGAATTCCGATGGGGGACGGAGAGTCATGGCATCCAGATGTGATAAAGCTGTCTCTTCATCACCCTGATCAG GGTGATTTAGGATTTATGTATCTCGACCTCTACTCCAGAAAGGGTAAATATCCAGGGTGTGCTCATTTTGCAATCAGAGGGGGGCGACGATTATCTGATTCGGAGTACCAGCTTCCA ATCATTGCATTGGTTTGCAACTTCTCAAGTTCTAGGGGATTAACCGCAAGGCTCAACCATTGGGATGTAGAAACTCTTTTCCATGAGTTTGGCCATGCCCTACATTCTCTGCTATCAAGAACG GAATATCAGCATTTCTCTGGTACGAGAGTTGCTCTTGATGTTGCAGAAACACCCTCTAACCTTTTTGA GTTCTATGCGTGGGACTACCGTGTCTTGAGGACATTTGCTCTAGATGAAACAACTGGTGATCCAATTCCAGAAAATCTGGTAAAGGCACTAAATGCTTCTCGGAACATGTTTCCAGCTACTGAGCTCCAGCGGCAG ATTTTCTATTCTATAATGGACTTAACATTGTTTGGGGAGCACACATCAAAGCCATTGGACACAATTTCCGCTGTTGCAGATTTGAAAAGAAGGCATACAAGTTGGAATTATGTAGAAGGCACTCACTGGCATACTCGGTTTTCTCATCTTATAAACTATGGTGCTG GGTACTACAGCTATCTCTATGCTAGATGTTTTGCCACAACTATATGGCATGAAATATGCCAAGACGACCCATTGTCCCGCAGCACAGGTAGTGCGCTTAGGGACAAGTTCTTGCAGTATGGTGGGGCTAAGGATCCATCTGCCTTGTTGAAGGATTTTGTAGGTGATTCTGTCATTAGAAATTCTGGTGGTGGAATAATTCCTGACATTAGCTCGTTGCGTAAAGAAGTTGGTTTGTGA